The segment GGCCGGAGCACTCCTTGGGTCCGGCATAATCCTGCTTCCGCCCATGGCAGAAGCTAGACTGGGAGAATGGTCAGTAACAGCTTGGCTGGCTATTCTGGTGCTAGGCGCTATTTTTGCTTCGATATTCGCACGGCTGGCTATGGCCTATCCAGGATCGGAAGGGGTACCTATTGCTATCAGGAAAGCTTTCGGCAAAAAGGCCGGACAACTGGCAACCAACTACATTATCTGCGCAGTCTGCGTCGGTCCAGTGGCAGTTCTCATGACTGCGGCAGAAGCCATAACCACCTCCTTTGCCCTGCCAAAAGAACAAAATCCGACATTTGCGGCGATTCTGCTTATCCTAAGTTGCTTTATTCTCATGCGTAGAGTCACTTTCGTGAGCACAATCTCCCTGATTGCCAGCATTCTTATCGGGGTTATCCTCATCAGCGGCAGCATCGCCAGCATCATTATTGCCCCCGTAAGCCCGATCCCCTCAACACCAGCGGACATACCGGCTTTAGGGTCAACTCTGCTGCTCATATTCTGGGCTATTATAGGTTGGGAAATCATTGGTAATTACTCAATGGAAGTACGTAATCCCAAACGCACAATTCCGCTGGCAACTATCATCGCAGTATGTATGATCAGCGTAATATACCTGCTCGCTGGCTGGGCCATGCACAGCGTCAGCAACGGACACGCCGAACCTGCAAATGTATCGCGGATTGTGACACCCCTGTTGGGAAATTACGCTGATTTTTCAATCATGGTTGTGACCTGCGCCCTCTGCATATGTACCTACCTGATGATTGTCGGCGGGATTTCAAGGCTGCTGGCCAGTCTTGCTGAGCAAAGAAAGCTGCCGCGAGTACTGACTCGTACAAACAGCAATGGATCACCCTGCATCGCCATCACATTGTTCTTTTGCATACATCTGGTGGATATTTTGCTGCTGCACACAGGTTTTCTAAGTCTTGGGGATATTGTAGCTTTTGCAAACGTCTTTTTTATTTCCAATTCGCTGGTTGCCGTAGGAGCCGCCATGAAAATATTCAAATCAGCTGCCGTAAGTATTCCCTGCTTTATTCTTTGTATAGGTTTCATCTGTCTGCTTGCATTTTCGTCTATCTGGCCACTGGGCTTAATGCTTGGGATAAGCGCACTCACCTTGGGCTATAAGAAACCGGAAAAACACTGCATACGCTGAAAAATAAAAGAGCCGCGACCGGATATCCGGCCACGGCTCTTTCATA is part of the Maridesulfovibrio sp. genome and harbors:
- a CDS encoding amino acid permease — translated: MTDKQMGPVQLGGLLAGALLGSGIILLPPMAEARLGEWSVTAWLAILVLGAIFASIFARLAMAYPGSEGVPIAIRKAFGKKAGQLATNYIICAVCVGPVAVLMTAAEAITTSFALPKEQNPTFAAILLILSCFILMRRVTFVSTISLIASILIGVILISGSIASIIIAPVSPIPSTPADIPALGSTLLLIFWAIIGWEIIGNYSMEVRNPKRTIPLATIIAVCMISVIYLLAGWAMHSVSNGHAEPANVSRIVTPLLGNYADFSIMVVTCALCICTYLMIVGGISRLLASLAEQRKLPRVLTRTNSNGSPCIAITLFFCIHLVDILLLHTGFLSLGDIVAFANVFFISNSLVAVGAAMKIFKSAAVSIPCFILCIGFICLLAFSSIWPLGLMLGISALTLGYKKPEKHCIR